The Hyphomicrobium sp. 99 genome contains the following window.
TGTCACCATGCGAAGACCTCATCGAAAGCAGCAGCTGTTGTACCCGGGTAAACCAATTATTTCGCCTTGGCGACCTTGTCCGGATCATCGAGGCTATCCGAACCCTCGATCTTCACCTTGAGGTTCAAGGCAGCAACGACGCCTTCAATTGCTCGTGCCTGTGCGACGAGAGAATCGACTGCATCGAGGATGAGCTTGTTGCCCTGGTCGTTGCCGGCTTCGAGCATCTGGTCGTAGAGCATCTCGCCGGAATCGGCCTTGGTCTTGATGGCCTGCATCTTCTCGAGCGTCGTCGCCATCGCCTCGTCGACCCGCTTTGCGGCATCCGGCGCCTTTTCGCGTGCGAGTTCGGCAATGCTCGGCCCGCTCTTCGCGCTGGCACCGGCGTATTTGCCGTTCCAGAGTGCGATCATGCCGACTTCGTCGTAGTAATGGCTGTTATGCGTGTTGTTCGAGAAGCAGTCGTGCGCCTCTTCCGGATCGTGCAGCAGCACGCCGAGCTTCATGCGTTCACCCGCAAGCTCACCGTATGAAAGAGAGCCGAGGCCGGTCAAAATCGTCGAAAGCTGCGCGCTCTCATCCTGCTCAGCGAGGGCCTTGCGCGCCGCGCCGTCCGGCTTCCAGTTGTCGACCATTTCACTCAGGTCATCGACGAGCAAGTCTGAAGCGGCCTTCAGATAGTCGCGGCGGCGATCGCAATTTTCATGCGTGCAGTTCTTGAGATCGTAGTCGCTCGCTTGCCGCTCACCCGATTTGACGCCGGGCTTATGGAGGTTCTGGCCCCAGAGCAAAAACTCGATCGCGTGATATCCAGTGCCGACGTTCGCCTCGACATTCAAAGCGCTGTTGAGCTGGCCGATGACCTTCTTATCGATCTTCGAAGCGTCGAGAATTTTAGGACCAAGGCGGATCTTCTTGTTAGCGATAATATTCGCCGTGTAGAGAGGATTTTCTTCCTTGGTGTCGCCGTAGCTCGCCGCGTCGACATAATCGATCAAGCCTTCATCGAGCGGCCACGAGTTTACGTTGCCTTCCCAATCGTCGACGATCTTGTTGCCGAAGCGAAAGCCTTCCGTCTGCATGTAGGGAACGCGCGACGCTTTCCACGCCTCACGAGCGGCTTGCAACGTTTCGGCGCTCGGCGCTGCCAGCAAGGCGTCGATCGATTTATCGAGATCCTTGGCCTTGGCCAGCGCATCCGAGTACATCGCCTCGGCGACGTCCCCGTAATTCTTGATGATATCTTTCGTCGCGGGCGCCGCGAAGACTGGCGCTCCGGCAACAAAGACGGCCGCCAGCGCCAATTGAGTTGCGCAGGCCCATGCAAACGCCTTTTTCGACATCTCAGTCTCCGTAGCAAGCTAGGTTTAGGCGGCACAAAATTGCGTGCAGGGATCCTCGGGGATCCGATTATTTACCGCGCTGGTATAGAATGCGGCGCGGGCCGCCTGTCAAGTGAACTCCGTGTGGTCCGCCCCTTGCCACGCCGATAAGATTTGTGAAACAAGCAAGGCACAGGATTTTTGAGCCGCGGCCGCGCGGCACCGGGTAATCACAGATGCGCTTGACGAAGCAGACCGGCCACGCCATCCGCATTCTGATCGATTGCGCGCTAGCCGGCGATCAACTCGTAAAAGTCGCCGACGTCTCCGATCGGCTCGGCGTTACGAAGCAGAATGTATTCAAGATTGTGCATATCCTCTCGCACGCGGGTTTCCTTGCAGCCGTGAGGGGACCCAATGGCGGTGTGCGCCTCGCGAAACCCGCCGCCTCCATCAAGATCGGCGACGTCGTCCGCGCGATAGAAGTAACACGAGTACAAGTCGAGGGCGGTATCGATCCGAAGTCGAGCGATACGGACCCTGGCAATATCAACGCCATGTTCGACGACGCTCTGGCTGCATTCATCACCGTGCTCGATCAGCATTCGCTTGCCGAGCTTGCGGTGCGGTCCCCCATGGGCCTCAGAACGACCGAAGAGCCGGACGAAGATAATCGGAGTTCCAAGGTCCGAAGTAAAAAACCGGCGGCTCGCAGTTCGCGGCGAAGTTAACCCTTGCTCACTAGCTTATCCCGCTCATCGGAGATACTTGCACGGGATATGACCCGTGAAAGCTTCCGTTTACGATTTGCCGCGCTAGCCGCAGGTGCGCTTCTCGCACTCATTCCTACATGGATTTGGGTGAGCGAACCGCTGCGCACCATCCTTTTCTTTGCATGTGGCTTGGGGTCAGGAGTGTTCGCTCTGCTGGCTTGGCCGCGTGCTGCACTCGATCAAAAAGCGAATCAAATGGCGGGTTTGAACTCAAGTTCCGACAAGATGCTCACATGGACGGATCTTGCGGCGGCAATGCCCAATCCTGCGATCATCCTCGACCCGGCATCCGTAATTCTGAATTATAACGAAGCTGCGTTGAGCCTTTTCGATCGATTGAAGCAAGGCGCACCACTCGAGCACGTCAATCGTGACCCCGAACTGATCGCCGCCGTTTCAGGAGCCTTCGAAAAGGGCGCGAAGCAAACGGCGCACCTCGTCCCCCGAGGCAGCATGGGCCAACGTCTCATCGCGACGGTGACGCCGCTCGGCGGCGATAAACAGCATCAGCCCGTTGCCGTACTAATTACCATCCATGATGAATCCGAGCAGCGTCGCCTGCTCGAAATGCGCGCGGATTTCATCGCCAACGCCAGCCACGAATTGCGCACGCCGCTCGCTTCTGTACGCGGCTTCATTGAGACGCTTCAGGGCCCGGCTCGAAACGACGAAGCAGCACGCGAGCGATTCCTCGCGATTATGGCCGATCAAGCCGAACGCATGACTCGCCTGATCGACGATCTCCTTTTGCTCAGTCGCGTCGAAGAAAAGGCCAACCTCAAGCCGACGGGCCGCGTCGATCTGAATGATTTGATCGAAGACGTCATAAGGTCTCTGTCCCCGTTCGCTGAAGAACGGAGCATTTCGATCGATGTCGAATCCGCGAGCGGCGAATTGGTGGCGATGGGCGATCGCGACGAACTGTTTCAAGTCTTCCACAACCTCGTCGAAAATGCCGTCAAATACGGCCGGGACGGCGGCACGGTGAAAATCTCACTGAAAAAGAAAGCAAGCGTTCGCCCGGAAAGCGTCGGCGCGCGCGCGTTTATTGCAATTGCCGACGACGGACCTGGGATCGCCCCTGAGCATTTGCCCCGGCTTACAGAGCGTTTTTACCGTGTCAGCGCCGAACATTCCCGTCGCATTGGCGGGACCGGCCTCGGCCTCGCCATCGTTAAGCACGTCCTGAACCGCCACGAAGGAGAACTTTCCGTCCAATCGGTGGTTGGCAAAGGAACGACTTTTGATGTCATTCTGCCAGCCTACAAATAAAACAATTCATTATCAATCGGTTGCACTGTCACAAATCTATTGCGTCTCATCGCTAGAAGTGTCCCCGGTGAGGGACGAAAGTATTTTGAGAGCACGCCGCTATGCGGCTTCCACTTTCAGTATGCCGAGTTCACCGCACCGCGCGCCTTGGGGAAGGACGCGGCGCTCCTAAGACTAATGCTCGTAACTAGCATGAGTTGACGGGAACCGATTTAAGAGACCCGAAACCACTGCTGCCTGAGACGAGAGTGCCGAGGAAAAGGTTTCTCTAAAACAAGGCATTAACGTTTCACATAGCCGTGACCTTACTGGACTAGAGAGTGCGGGCCGAGCTCAGCTCGGCAATGGAGTGGCGAGGGCTCTTAGCCCGCCGTTCAACAAATGGAGACCACAGTGAAACAGTCATTTCTGGCGCTTTTTGCGGCATTCGCCGCGACGGCTGCCGTAACCGCTCCCGCCAACGCGGCGGACATTTCCGGCGCCGGCGCTACGTTCCCCTATCCGATCTACGCCAAGTGGGCCGACACCTATAAGAAAGAGACGAACGTTGGACTGAACTATCAGTCGATCGGTTCGGGCGGCGGCATCAAGCAGATCGAAGCCAACACTGTAACCTTCGGCGCGACCGACAAGCCGCTCTCGGGCGAAGACCTCGAGAAGAACGGCCTCGTACAGTTCCCGACCGTCATGGGCGGCATCGTCCCGGTCGTTAACCTCGAAGGCATCAAG
Protein-coding sequences here:
- a CDS encoding imelysin family protein; its protein translation is MSKKAFAWACATQLALAAVFVAGAPVFAAPATKDIIKNYGDVAEAMYSDALAKAKDLDKSIDALLAAPSAETLQAAREAWKASRVPYMQTEGFRFGNKIVDDWEGNVNSWPLDEGLIDYVDAASYGDTKEENPLYTANIIANKKIRLGPKILDASKIDKKVIGQLNSALNVEANVGTGYHAIEFLLWGQNLHKPGVKSGERQASDYDLKNCTHENCDRRRDYLKAASDLLVDDLSEMVDNWKPDGAARKALAEQDESAQLSTILTGLGSLSYGELAGERMKLGVLLHDPEEAHDCFSNNTHNSHYYDEVGMIALWNGKYAGASAKSGPSIAELAREKAPDAAKRVDEAMATTLEKMQAIKTKADSGEMLYDQMLEAGNDQGNKLILDAVDSLVAQARAIEGVVAALNLKVKIEGSDSLDDPDKVAKAK
- a CDS encoding Rrf2 family transcriptional regulator, which encodes MRLTKQTGHAIRILIDCALAGDQLVKVADVSDRLGVTKQNVFKIVHILSHAGFLAAVRGPNGGVRLAKPAASIKIGDVVRAIEVTRVQVEGGIDPKSSDTDPGNINAMFDDALAAFITVLDQHSLAELAVRSPMGLRTTEEPDEDNRSSKVRSKKPAARSSRRS
- a CDS encoding ATP-binding protein yields the protein MAGLNSSSDKMLTWTDLAAAMPNPAIILDPASVILNYNEAALSLFDRLKQGAPLEHVNRDPELIAAVSGAFEKGAKQTAHLVPRGSMGQRLIATVTPLGGDKQHQPVAVLITIHDESEQRRLLEMRADFIANASHELRTPLASVRGFIETLQGPARNDEAARERFLAIMADQAERMTRLIDDLLLLSRVEEKANLKPTGRVDLNDLIEDVIRSLSPFAEERSISIDVESASGELVAMGDRDELFQVFHNLVENAVKYGRDGGTVKISLKKKASVRPESVGARAFIAIADDGPGIAPEHLPRLTERFYRVSAEHSRRIGGTGLGLAIVKHVLNRHEGELSVQSVVGKGTTFDVILPAYK